The following is a genomic window from Streptomyces sp. BHT-5-2.
CAGTGAACGCGGGTAGGCGGGACTCGGTCTTGTGATGTCTCCCCCATCGTCCCATGACCGGCGGGGGTGAGGGGTTCGGGCATGGGGCGGCGGGGCGGGCCCGCTCGGGCGCCGGGACACCGGAGGCCGGGGCGCCAGGCATGGCACGCCTTCCGGAGGGGCGGGGTCCGCTTCGGCCGTTACAGGCGCCGGGTACGCGGGCCGCCCGCGCGCGGGTGCCGGTTCAGGGTCCGGTTTGGGAGCCCGTAAACCCTGCTGGTAGCCTGGTCCACTGCGCTTCGTGCCCTCTCTCGTACGAGGCGCAACTCGAAACTCCAACGAACCTGAAAAGGCTCTTTCGTGGCGAACATCAAGTCCCAGATGAAGCGGATCAAGACCAACGAGAAGGCTCGTCAGCGCAACAAGGCTGTCAAGTCCTCGCTGAAGACCGCGATCCGTCGCACCCGCGAGGCCATCGAGGCCGGTGACCTCGAGAAGGCCACCGCCGCGCAGGCCCTGGCGGCCCAGAAGCTCGACAAGGCCGTCAGCAAGGGTGTGCTGCACAAGA
Proteins encoded in this region:
- the rpsT gene encoding 30S ribosomal protein S20; protein product: MANIKSQMKRIKTNEKARQRNKAVKSSLKTAIRRTREAIEAGDLEKATAAQALAAQKLDKAVSKGVLHKNNAANKKSALAKKVAGLKG